From one Solanum stenotomum isolate F172 chromosome 12, ASM1918654v1, whole genome shotgun sequence genomic stretch:
- the LOC125849568 gene encoding potassium transporter 11-like isoform X1 — protein MASGMGLDEDSGETKGGMWDLDQKLDQPMDEEAGRLRNMYREKTFSSLLLLRLAFQSLGVVYGDLGTSPLYVFYNTFPHGIDDPEDVIGALSLIIYSLTLIPLLKYVFIVCRANDNGQGGTFALYSLLCRHAKIKTIPNQHRTDEELTTYSRSTFHEHSFAAKTKRWLEAYPFRKNSLLILVVIGTCTVIGDGILTPAISVLSASGGIKVDHPKMSNDVVVIVAVIILVGLFSVQHYGTDRVGWLFAPVVLLWFLLVGGIGIFNIWKYDSSVVRAFSPVYIYRYFRRRKKDSWTSLGGIMLSITGTEALFADLAHFPVSAIQLAFTVIVFPCLLLTYMGQAAYLMQNKEHVVDAFYRSIPGIIYWPVFIVATLAAIVASQATITATFSIIKQALAHGCFPRVKVVHTSKKFLGQIYIPDINWILMVLCIAVTAGFRNQSQIGNAYGTAVVIVMLVTTFLMTLIMLLVWRCHWVLVLVFTFLSLVVECTYFSAVLFKVDQGGWVPLVIAAAFFVIMYVWHYGTVKRYEFEMHSKVSMAWILGLGPSLGLVRVPGIGLVYTELASGVPHIFSHFITNLPAVHSVVVFVCVKYLPVYTVPEDERFLMKRIGPKSFHMFRCVARYGYKDLHKKDEEFERKLFDNLFLFVRLENMMEGCSDSDEYSLYGQQTQHSASYLLRSNGNSTTRDNDFTCSTVDSIIPVKSPTQGNNTVTSSGRESSQAEADEMEFLNRCRDAGVVHILGNTVVRARRDSRFYKKIAIDYIYAFLRKICRENSVIFNVPHESLLNVGQIFYV, from the exons ATGGCTTCAGGGATGGGGCTTGATGAAGACAGTGGTGAAACTAAAGGAGGCATGTGGGATTTAGACCAAAAGCTTGATCAACCTATGGATGAAGAGGCAGGAAGACTAAGAAATATGTATAGAGAAAAG ACTTTCTCGTCATTGTTGCTTCTGCGGCTTGCTTTTCAGAGTCTGGGagtggtttatggagacttgggGACGTCTCCTTTGTATGTGTTCTACAATACATTTCCCCATGGAATTGATGATCCAGAGGATGTCATTGGCGCACTTTCACTAATTATATATTCCCTCACACTTATCCCTCTCCTCAAATATGTTTTCATAGTTTGTAGAGCAAACGACAATGGTCAAG GTGGGACTTTTGCTCTTTATTCTTTGTTATGTCGCCATGCTAAGATAAAGACAATTCCCAACCAACACCGGACAGATGAAGAGCTGACAACTTACAGTCGCAGCACATTCCATGAGCACTCATTTGctgcaaaaacaaaaagatgGTTGGAGGCATATCCGTTCAGGAAGAACTCGCTTCTTATTCTTGTAGTTATAGGCACTTGCACGGTAATAGGTGATGGAATTCTTACTCCGGCTATATCAG TTCTTTCAGCTTCTGGTGGGATCAAGGTGGACCATCCAAAGATGAGTAATG ATGTTGTAGTGATTGTTGCTGTCATTATATTAGTTGGTTTGTTTAGCGTACAACACTACGGCACAGACAGGGTTGGTTGGCTGTTTGCTCCAGTTGTGCTGCTTTGGTTTCTTTTAGTAGGAGGTATTGGCATCTTCAACATCTGGAAATATGATAGCTCTGTTGTGAGGGCCTTTTCTCCTGTGTacatatatagatattttaggAGGAGAAAGAAAGACAGTTGGACATCCCTGGGAGGAATAATGCTCAGCATCACAG GAACAGAGGCACTTTTTGCTGATCTTGCTCATTTTCCGGTGTCAGCAATACAGCTTGCTTTCACAGTCATTGTTTTCCCTTGCCTTCTTTTAACATATATGGGGCAAGCAGCATACCTCATGCAAAATAAGGAACATGTTGTCGATGCATTCTACCGTTCTATTCCAGGCAT CATATACTGGCCAGTTTTTATTGTTGCAACATTAGCTGCTATCGTTGCAAGTCAAGCAACAATCACCGCTACGTTTTCAATAATCAAGCAAGCTCTGGCACATGGCTGTTTCCCAAGAGTCAAGGTAGTACATACATCAAAGAAGTTCCTCGGCCAGATATACATTCCTGATATAAATTGGATCCTTATGGTTCTTTGCATCGCTGTGACTGCTGGATTCAGAAATCAAAGCCAAATTGGTAACGCATATG GAACGGCGGTTGTGATAGTCATGTTGGTGACGACATTCCTCATGACCTTAATAATGTTATTAGTTTGGCGCTGCCATTGGGTTCTTGTCCTTGTCTTCACCTTCTTATCTCTGGTCGTTGAATGTACCTACTTCTCTGCGGTGCTATTTAAGGTTGATCAGGGTGGTTGGGTTCCACTTGTGATTGCTGCAGCTTTTTTTGTCATCATGTATGTCTGGCATTACGGAACTGTGAAACGTTATGAATTTGAAATGCACAGCAAGGTATCAATGGCATGGATTCTTGGGCTTGGCCCCAGCTTAGGACTTGTACGTGTCCCTGGAATAGGACTTGTCTACACCGAGCTAGCTAGTGGAGTGCCACATATCTTTTCTCACTTCATCACAAATCTGCCAGCTGTACATTCAGTTGTAGTATTTGTCTGTGTGAAGTATCTTCCAGTTTACACTGTTCCAGAAGACGAGAGGTTCCTCATGAAGCGCATAGGACCCAAGAGTTTTCACATGTTCCGTTGTGTTGCAAGGTATGGTTACAAAGACCTCCATAAGAAAGATGAGgagttcgagagaaagctatttgATAACCTCTTCCTGTTTGTCCGGCTGGAGAATATGATGGAAGGTTGCTCTGACTCCGATGAATACAGCTTATACGGGCAGCAAACTCAGCATTCAGCGAGTTACCTACTGCGAAGTAATGGCAACTCAACTACAAGAGATAATGACTTCACATGTTCGACAGTGGACTCAATAATTCCTGTTAAATCTCCTACTCAAGGGAACAACACAGTCACATCATCAGGCCGTGAGAGCAGCCAGGCAGAAGCGGATGAAATGGAATTCTTAAATCGTTGTAGAGATGCTGGGGTTGTACACATTCTTGGAAATACTGTGGTTAGAGCAAGGAGGGACTCTAGGTTCTACAAGAAAATTGCTATCGACTATATATATGCGTTTCTTAGGAAAATATGCAGGGAAAATAGTGTAATCTTCAATGTCCCTCATGAGAGCCTACTAAATGTTGGACAGATATtctatgtataa
- the LOC125849568 gene encoding potassium transporter 11-like isoform X2 codes for MLSRRSQCVSGTFALYSLLCRHAKIKTIPNQHRTDEELTTYSRSTFHEHSFAAKTKRWLEAYPFRKNSLLILVVIGTCTVIGDGILTPAISVLSASGGIKVDHPKMSNDVVVIVAVIILVGLFSVQHYGTDRVGWLFAPVVLLWFLLVGGIGIFNIWKYDSSVVRAFSPVYIYRYFRRRKKDSWTSLGGIMLSITGTEALFADLAHFPVSAIQLAFTVIVFPCLLLTYMGQAAYLMQNKEHVVDAFYRSIPGIIYWPVFIVATLAAIVASQATITATFSIIKQALAHGCFPRVKVVHTSKKFLGQIYIPDINWILMVLCIAVTAGFRNQSQIGNAYGTAVVIVMLVTTFLMTLIMLLVWRCHWVLVLVFTFLSLVVECTYFSAVLFKVDQGGWVPLVIAAAFFVIMYVWHYGTVKRYEFEMHSKVSMAWILGLGPSLGLVRVPGIGLVYTELASGVPHIFSHFITNLPAVHSVVVFVCVKYLPVYTVPEDERFLMKRIGPKSFHMFRCVARYGYKDLHKKDEEFERKLFDNLFLFVRLENMMEGCSDSDEYSLYGQQTQHSASYLLRSNGNSTTRDNDFTCSTVDSIIPVKSPTQGNNTVTSSGRESSQAEADEMEFLNRCRDAGVVHILGNTVVRARRDSRFYKKIAIDYIYAFLRKICRENSVIFNVPHESLLNVGQIFYV; via the exons atGCTCAGCCGTAGGTCTCAATGCGTGA GTGGGACTTTTGCTCTTTATTCTTTGTTATGTCGCCATGCTAAGATAAAGACAATTCCCAACCAACACCGGACAGATGAAGAGCTGACAACTTACAGTCGCAGCACATTCCATGAGCACTCATTTGctgcaaaaacaaaaagatgGTTGGAGGCATATCCGTTCAGGAAGAACTCGCTTCTTATTCTTGTAGTTATAGGCACTTGCACGGTAATAGGTGATGGAATTCTTACTCCGGCTATATCAG TTCTTTCAGCTTCTGGTGGGATCAAGGTGGACCATCCAAAGATGAGTAATG ATGTTGTAGTGATTGTTGCTGTCATTATATTAGTTGGTTTGTTTAGCGTACAACACTACGGCACAGACAGGGTTGGTTGGCTGTTTGCTCCAGTTGTGCTGCTTTGGTTTCTTTTAGTAGGAGGTATTGGCATCTTCAACATCTGGAAATATGATAGCTCTGTTGTGAGGGCCTTTTCTCCTGTGTacatatatagatattttaggAGGAGAAAGAAAGACAGTTGGACATCCCTGGGAGGAATAATGCTCAGCATCACAG GAACAGAGGCACTTTTTGCTGATCTTGCTCATTTTCCGGTGTCAGCAATACAGCTTGCTTTCACAGTCATTGTTTTCCCTTGCCTTCTTTTAACATATATGGGGCAAGCAGCATACCTCATGCAAAATAAGGAACATGTTGTCGATGCATTCTACCGTTCTATTCCAGGCAT CATATACTGGCCAGTTTTTATTGTTGCAACATTAGCTGCTATCGTTGCAAGTCAAGCAACAATCACCGCTACGTTTTCAATAATCAAGCAAGCTCTGGCACATGGCTGTTTCCCAAGAGTCAAGGTAGTACATACATCAAAGAAGTTCCTCGGCCAGATATACATTCCTGATATAAATTGGATCCTTATGGTTCTTTGCATCGCTGTGACTGCTGGATTCAGAAATCAAAGCCAAATTGGTAACGCATATG GAACGGCGGTTGTGATAGTCATGTTGGTGACGACATTCCTCATGACCTTAATAATGTTATTAGTTTGGCGCTGCCATTGGGTTCTTGTCCTTGTCTTCACCTTCTTATCTCTGGTCGTTGAATGTACCTACTTCTCTGCGGTGCTATTTAAGGTTGATCAGGGTGGTTGGGTTCCACTTGTGATTGCTGCAGCTTTTTTTGTCATCATGTATGTCTGGCATTACGGAACTGTGAAACGTTATGAATTTGAAATGCACAGCAAGGTATCAATGGCATGGATTCTTGGGCTTGGCCCCAGCTTAGGACTTGTACGTGTCCCTGGAATAGGACTTGTCTACACCGAGCTAGCTAGTGGAGTGCCACATATCTTTTCTCACTTCATCACAAATCTGCCAGCTGTACATTCAGTTGTAGTATTTGTCTGTGTGAAGTATCTTCCAGTTTACACTGTTCCAGAAGACGAGAGGTTCCTCATGAAGCGCATAGGACCCAAGAGTTTTCACATGTTCCGTTGTGTTGCAAGGTATGGTTACAAAGACCTCCATAAGAAAGATGAGgagttcgagagaaagctatttgATAACCTCTTCCTGTTTGTCCGGCTGGAGAATATGATGGAAGGTTGCTCTGACTCCGATGAATACAGCTTATACGGGCAGCAAACTCAGCATTCAGCGAGTTACCTACTGCGAAGTAATGGCAACTCAACTACAAGAGATAATGACTTCACATGTTCGACAGTGGACTCAATAATTCCTGTTAAATCTCCTACTCAAGGGAACAACACAGTCACATCATCAGGCCGTGAGAGCAGCCAGGCAGAAGCGGATGAAATGGAATTCTTAAATCGTTGTAGAGATGCTGGGGTTGTACACATTCTTGGAAATACTGTGGTTAGAGCAAGGAGGGACTCTAGGTTCTACAAGAAAATTGCTATCGACTATATATATGCGTTTCTTAGGAAAATATGCAGGGAAAATAGTGTAATCTTCAATGTCCCTCATGAGAGCCTACTAAATGTTGGACAGATATtctatgtataa
- the LOC125849567 gene encoding uncharacterized protein LOC125849567 produces the protein MDRNVGKGMMGQQNYEQGRYGSVETRNEVIGSTNQRFFQDPSSSINTNIRPPDSTVPVGARPVNYSIQTGEEFSLEFMRGVNPKQHLVPHASGGTTGATSYMDLKDILGISHTGSESGADISMIASMGKGRDQNHERSRTSANDEKSCHQVAQSVARTSSRNNNIRGYQSHLSSRSSTSGKLRFLCSFGGRIMPRPSDRKLRYVGGDTHLTRVSKDISYDELMQKMLTIYSNVHTVKYQLPGEDLDALVSVSCDEDVQNMIEECHVQEGDGSHKLRIFLFSNSDLDDAQAGVENVEGDLEMQYVVAVNGMDFGSRRNSIALASASGNNLDEFLSLTIGQENGRVATDASHPVAGVPLTGQSTHVMESSSLHAFDSNQQGYHGQTIHHGGAEWRPLPPSMPVDNFQNLDAKNTGLLQYGHDPHPPNSSQLGDNFVVSSSHSYLNGDGGSTHEQPYRSSPMNGQEAPAEVVKMKRDTSFQKKVELAKDQSLEKEVLKEAKMKRENSAQKLNEPEKMRSVETEKAVSLNSLVSSAPSHVSQVEASNSAATAVPGNSVVPSKINEKSQEQVQGTVSLGSVQEEKPDGYSEDSHFSASGRTLNAGYGDSEVCPYDLSYEPPSMPPRVFCSERLPREQAGLNRLSKSDDSSAAQFIMTHTHSEGSQQILESVDKLHDVGRFMQSDKNLSANQPVTEEKKVEHQQSIELGDNAKGVHSKVGQDVSEANLEKPELKAATYADKVKSGPNNPITSNNVHDVSASKPTELHWGDAAANRPEENKAMGQTHPLAERDPQVAAAATGKPSATSGSPEHGDILIDINDHYPREFLSDIFSKAKIMGDSSVPALLRADGTGLSLNMENHEPKRWSYFQKFVRDDYVRKDVSLIDQDHLSLSSSRANVDDGASMDYGYPPFKGGGAMIDHMDSRMTIEGDIQHPSRDDVGPSTMNVPSDYNPTQTTGIQSMQYDGAMHSKIPESDYQDENQEVQDTGFPLIDLSMGGFDPNSLQIIKNEDLEELRELGSGTFGTVYHGKWRGTDVAIKRIKKSCFTGRSSEQERLTLEFWREAEILSKLHHPNVVAFYGVVQDGPGGTLATLTEFMVNGSLRHVLLCKDRHLDRRKKLIIAMDAAFGMEYLHSKNIVHFDLKCDNLLVNLKDPSRPICKVGDFGLSKIKRNTLVTGGVRGTLPWMAPELLNGSSNKVSEKVDVFSFGIVLWEILTGEEPYANMHYGAIIGGIVNNTLRPPVPSFCDPEWRILMEQCWAPDPSVRPCFTEIARRLRAMSAACPTRPQAHPPQNQQPK, from the exons ATGGATAGAAATGTTGGAAAAGGCATGATGGGACAGCAGAACTATGAACAAGGCCGCTATGGCTCCGTGGAGACTAGAAATGAGGTCATTGGTTCTACAAATCAGAGATTCTTCCAGGATCCATCCAGTTCTATTAATACTAACATAAGACCTCCTGATTCCACTGTACCTGTTGGAGCTAGGCCTGTAAATTATTCTATTCAGACTGGTGAGGAGTTTTCTTTGGAATTCATGCGGGGGGTTAACCCTAAGCAGCATCTCGTTCCACATGCATCTGGTGGGACTACTGGTGCAACTTCTTATATGGACCTGAAGGACATACTTGGAATATCTCATACAGGTTCTGAAAGCGGAGCAGATATCTCCATGATTGCCTCAATGGGAAAAGGTCGAGATCAAAATCATGAGAGATCTAGGACTTCTGCAAATGATGAGAAATCCTGCCACCAAGTTGCACAATCTGTGGCCAGAACctcatcaagaaataacaacaTCCGTGGGTATCAAAGTCATTTATCTTCTAGATCTAGCACATCAGGAAAGTTGAGGTTTCTCTGCAGTTTTGGCGGTAGAATTATGCCTCGTCCAAGTGATAGAAAACTTAGATATGTTGGAGGTGATACACATCTCACTCGGGTCAGTAAGGATATTTCTTATGACGAGCTTATGCAGAAGATGTTGACAATATATAGTAATGTGCATACAGTAAAATATCAGCTTCCTGGTGAGGATCTTGATGCATTGGTGTCAGTTTCTTGTGATGAGGATGTGCAGAATATGATAGAGGAATGCCATGTTCAAGAAGGTGATGGATCACACAAACTGCGaatttttctcttctctaacAGTGACTTGGATGATGCTCAAGCTGGTGTTGAGAATGTTGAGGGAGATCTAGAGATGCAGTATGTTGTTGCTGTCAATGGCATGGACTTCGGGTCTAGAAGAAACTCAATTGCTCTGGCAAGTGCTTCAGGAAATAATCTCGATGAGTTTCTTAGTTTAACAATTGGTCAGGAGAATGGTCGAGTTGCTACTGATGCTTCTCATCCAGTGGCTGGTGTGCCTCTAACTGGTCAATCTACTCATGTGATGGAGTCAAGTTCATTACATGCCTTTGACTCCAACCAACAAGGGTACCATGGTCAAACTATTCATCATGGCGGTGCTGAATGGAGACCTTTACCCCCTTCCATGCCTGTTGACAACTTCCAAAATTTAGATGCCAAAAACACTGGTTTGCTGCAGTATGGGCATGATCCTCATCCACCTAACTCCTCACAACTCGGAGATAACTTTGTTGTTAGTTCTAGCCACAGTTACCTGAATGGGGATGGAGGTTCAACTCACGAACAGCCATATAGAAGTTCACCTATGAACGGCCAAGAAGCACCAGCTGAAGtggtaaaaatgaaaagagacaCCTCTTTCCAGAAGAAAGTTGAACTTGCTAAAGATCAATCTCTGGAAAAGGAAGTGCTTAAGGAGGCAAAGATGAAAAGAGAAAACTCTGCACAGAAATTGAATGAGCCTGAGAAAATGCGGTCGGTGGAAACTGAAAAAGCTGTTTCCTTGAATTCACTTGTTAGTTCTGCTCCAAGTCACGTTTCCCAAGTTGAAGCATCAAATTCTGCTGCTACGGCAGTTCCTGGAAATTCTGTCGTGCCATCTAAAATTAATGAGAAGAGTCAGGAACAAGTGCAAGGCACAGTGTCTCTTGGATCTGTTCAAGAAGAAAAACCCGATGGATATAGTGAAGATAGCCACTTTTCGGCATCTGGTAGAACTTTGAACGCAGGCTATGGTGACTCTGAAGTATGCCCATATGACCTTAGCTACGAGCCACCTTCAATGCCTCCACGAGTTTTTTGTTCTGAACGTTTGCCCAGGGAACAGGCTGGCCTAAATCGGTTGTCCAAATCTGATGATTCCTCTGCTGCACAGTTCATAATGACCCACACACACTCTGAAGGCAGCCAGCAGATCCTGGAATCAGTTGATAAATTACATGATGTTGGGAGATTTATGCAGTCCGATAAGAATCTGTCTGCTAATCAACCTGTTACCGAAGAGAAAAAGGTTGAACATCAGCAGTCTATAGAGTTAGGTGACAATGCCAAGGGAGTTCATTCAAAAGTTGGTCAAGATGTTTCTGAAGCAAATCTTGAGAAGCCCGAACTGAAAGCAGCAACTTATGCCGATAAAGTGAAATCTGGACCTAATAATCCTATCACTAGCAATAATGTTCATGACGTATCTGCTTCCAAGCCAACAGAGCTTCATTGGGGTGATGCAGCTGCAAATAGACCAGAGGAAAATAAAGCTATGGGGCAAACACATCCTCTAGCTGAGAGAGACCCTCAAGTTGCAGCAGCAGCCACAGGGAAGCCATCTGCTACAAGTGGCTCTCCTGAGCATGGTGACATTCTTATTGACATTAATGACCACTATCCCCGAGAGTTCCTCTCTGATATTTTTTCCAAAGCTAAAATAATGGGTGATTCATCAGTGCCAGCTCTACTGCGTGCTGATGGAACTGGTTTGAGTTTAAATATGGAGAACCATGAACCAAAGCGCTGGTCTTATTTTCAAAAGTTTGTCCGAGATGATTATGTGAGAAAAGACGTGTCTCTGATAGACCAGGATCATCTTAGTCTCTCATCTTCTCGTGCAAATGTTGATGATGGAGCATCCATGGATTATGGTTATCCTCCTTTTAAGGGTGGTGGAGCTATGATAGACCATATGGACTCCCGAATGACTATTGAAGGTGATATTCAACATCCATCGCGCGATGATGTTGGACCATCCACCATGAATGTGCCTTCAGACTACAATCCTACTCAAACCACTGGCATCCAAAGCATGCAGTATGATGGTGCAATGCATTCAAAAATACCTGAATCCGATTATCAG GATGAGAACCAAGAAGTTCAGGATACTGGTTTTCCACTCATCGATCTCTCTATGGGAGGTTTTGATCCAAACTCATTGCAG ATTATCAAGAATGAAGATCTTGAGGAGTTGAGGGAATTAGGTTCTGGAACATTTGGAACTGTTTACCATGGAAAATGGAGAGGAACTGATGTTGCCATAAAGAGAATCAAGAAAAGTTGTTTCACAGGCCGCTCATCAGAGCAGGAGAGACTG ACTCTAGAGTTTTGGCGTGAAGCTGAAATTCTTTCAAAGCTTCATCATCCAAATGTGGTGGCATTTTATGGTGTAGTGCAAGATGGGCCAGGGGGAACTCTTGCAACATTAACAGAATTCATGGTGAATGGGTCTCTCAGACATGTTTTGCTTTGCAAGGATAG ACACCTAGATCGCCGCAAGAAGCTCATAATTGCTATGGATGCTGCATTTGGAATGGAATATCTGCATTCAAAGAATATTGTacattttgatttgaaatgtGACAATTTGCTTGTCAACTTAAAAGATCCTTCTCGACCCATCTGTAAG GTTGGTGATTTTGGActttcaaaaataaagagaaatacGTTGGTCACTGGTGGTGTTAGGGGAACCCTTCCATGGATGGCTCCCGAGTTATTGAATGGTAGCAGTAATAAGGTTTCTGAGAAG GTTGATGTTTTTTCCTTTGGGATTGTGCTCTGGGAAATTCTGACTGGCGAGGAACCCTATGCTAATATGCATTATGGAGCAATTATAG GTGGTATAGTCAACAACACCTTGAGACCACCTGTTCCGAGCTTCTGCGATCCTGAGTGGAGAATTCTTATGGAACAGTGCTGGGCTCCAGACCCTTCTGTTCGGCCATGCTTCACCGAAATTGCCAGACGTTTGCGTGCTATGTCTGCGGCATGCCCAACAAGACCACAAGCTCATCCACCTCAAAACCAACAGCCTAAGTAA